From a single Ascaphus truei isolate aAscTru1 chromosome 2, aAscTru1.hap1, whole genome shotgun sequence genomic region:
- the LOC142487985 gene encoding zinc finger BED domain-containing protein 6-like: MSQKRRADTVMGCDTNLRSALPRPVSGMADLACIGVQYPMPLHNASDLNTNRTSMSLSEYIPEIEIKLESSDEEEEKFENNLRAERAGINASLMGRGRIPDANLEKGPPDEERARRRIDTRSLSPSSLRPTRKRKSTSEVWQFFYRDATNICRAICSLCRMSVSRGKLGGNFGTTALKRHLESKHPLEWGQRKSMRQQRADGGEEEEEEGFEDEEEHFDKVFTVQGALYGSQRTPCFSSHAQVTTMKSTQAHDSPKTYEISDSSDGGEEEDKERGETVAGESGKGISRKKMRVLAQDQSQAINPCPSYNTDTRDSANPSLSMVTAQHSNSVAFSFPNYALVPPGTKRRKSTSAVWQFFYIDSANNCRAICTLCQTSVSRGKQGGHFGTSALMRHLEGKHPLEWGRGKINKPKSINVVEVEEEEDEPEEQLEYLYPQSPFPFGHLRSSCFIPYSELTNSVTSPVHAVPQEYDNIESEGAIKDKNSDCATITLSSLKGKQMVPVRNDLLANGKYAPNHPKAQSWNRNIAELMCGMALPYSFINSKVFQKFMARADPQYYVPSRSFFSGKAVPQLYEAVCEQVVYELKRSECPHVHITTHVWSSDLTMDYLALTAHWAALNSDVPQSSKRKYAVLCIKRFPKDYTDGSLQQELIRQINLWLSPNALSPGFFISSGDFNLVRAIKGAEYAHIPCFAHSMNLLVMDFLQNNRHITNLLGVARKACCHFFHSARARRILNELQYQNNLPKHPLKLETTPHWTSTYYMLERLLEQQKAVQEYTGRNKAETADIVVTSSHWNLMASLVDLLQPFEMAIREVNANDSSLSQVLPEVRYLHIFLKQIRGHFESKGDANGVVLADSFALKLSTDYGVNEMFQREEYVLSTLLDPRFKGRIEAILPPGSDIDHWKQALVKKVKEVMSTSSSLYSPSHSLKRPAAGAQFIKDSDSESELLGSKQYDFEEGVLNTTPPWRRSAAAPPLIQKEKSLIEHLESVGLLASKSTGASLSTESHSACVMVEKYLHDNKTIGAKEDPLVYWEMRKWLWPALTKLAIMYLTCPPSSIFAERVFRFPHAFVDKQKLPDIMEGMEHIVFLKANLENFPNYTPPPLIFSSDNETEHSDSEEGF, from the coding sequence ATGTCACAGAAAAGAAGAGCAGACACAGTCATGGGATGTGATACAAATCTCCGTTCAGCTCTTCCAAGGCCGGTTTCTGGCATGGCCGACTTGGCTTGCATTGGTGTTCAGTACCCCATGCCCCTGCACAATGCGTCCGATCTCAACACTAACCGGACATCAATGTCACTGAGTGAGTACATTCCCGAGATTGAAATCAAACTGGAATCCAGTGATGAGGAAGAGGAGAAGTTTGAAAATAATTTGCGGGCTGAAAGGGCTGGGATCAATGCAAGTTTAATGGGAAGAGGGAGAATTCCGGATGCTAATCTGGAAAAAGGTCCGCCTGATGAAGAGCGCGCAAGGAGACGAATTGATACTCGCAGTCTCAGTCCTTCATCTCTTAGACCAACCAGGAAGAGAAAATCCACCTCCGAGGTCTGGCAGTTCTTTTACCGTGATGCCACCAACATCTGCAGAGCAATTTGTAGTCTCTGCAGGATGAGTGTCAGCCGAGGGAAGCTAGGGGGGAACTTTGGGACCACGGCTCTGAAGCGCCATTTAGAGAGCAAGCACCCACTGGAATGGGGACAAAGGAAGTCAATGAGACAGCAGAGAGCAGATggtggggaagaagaggaggaggaagggttTGAAGATGAGGAGGAACATTTTGACAAAGTATTCACAGTGCAGGGTGCATTATATGGCTCTCAAAGAACCCCCTGCTTTTCTTCTCATGCTCAAGTGACCACAATGAAATCCACACAAGCTCATGATTCTCCCAAAACGTATGAGATTAGCGATTCTAGTGATGGCGGCGAGGAAGAAGACAAAGAGAGAGGCGAGACGGTTGCTGGGGAGTCTGGAAAGGGGATTAGCAGAAAGAAAATGAGAGTGCTAGCTCAGGACCAAAGTCAGGCAATTAATCCATGTCCCAGTTATAACACAGATACCAGAGACTCTGCCAACCCTTCCCTGAGCATGGTGACGGCACAACACTCAAATTCAGTGGCTTTCAGTTTCCCCAATTATGCGCTGGTACCTCCAGGGACCAAGAGACGGAAGTCTACCTCTGCTGTTTGGCAATTCTTCTATATTGACAGCGCAAACAACTGCAGAGCTATTTGTACTCTGTGCCAAACAAGTGTAAGCCGAGGAAAGCAAGGGGGGCATTTTGGTACTTCAGCACTGATGCGCCACCTTGAGGGTAAGCACCCCTTAGAATGGGGAAGAGGGAAGATAAATAAACCAAAAAGCATCAATGTAGTAGAGgtggaggaggaagaggatgAGCCGGAGGAGCAGCTGGAATACCTGTATCCTCAATCTCCGTTTCCTTTTGGTCATTTAAGATCATCATGTTTCATTCCATATTCTGAGCTGACCAACAGTGTAACCTCTCCAGTTCATGCCGTGCCCCAGGAATATGATAACATCGAAAGCGAGGGAGCGATCAAGGATAAGAATAGTGACTGTGCAACTATTACATTGTCATCGTTAAAAGGAAAGCAGATGGTACCAGTGAGAAATGACTTGCTTGCAAATGGGAAATACGCTCCAAACCACCCAAAGGCCCAGTCATGGAATAGGAATATAGCCGAACTGATGTGTGGAATGGCACTTCCATATTCATTTATTAACTCCAAGGTTTTTCAGAAGTTTATGGCAAGAGCTGATCCACAGTATTACGTGCCTTCAAGGTCCTTTTTCTCAGGCAAAGCTGTCCCTCAGCTGTATGAAGCAGTGTGTGAACAAGTGGTGTATGAACTCAAACGATCTGAATGTCCTCATGTCCACATAACCACCCATGTGTGGAGTAGTGATCTTACCATGGATTATTTGGCATTAACTGCACACTGGGCAGCTTTAAATTCAGATGTCCCTCAGTCTAGTAAGAGGAAGTATGCAGTCCTCTGCATCAAACGCTTTCCAAAAGACTATACTGATGGCAGCCTCCAGCAAGAACTTATTCGGCAAATTAATTTGTGGCTTTCTCCCAATGCCTTGAGCCCCGGTTTCTTCATATCCAGTGGTGATTTCAATCTTGTACGTGCTATTAAAGGGGCTGAATATGCTCATATACCATGCTTTGCACATTCCATGAACTTACTAGTAATGGACTTCCTGCAGAACAATCGCCACATAACCAATCTGCTAGGTGTTGCCAGAAAAGCCTGCTGTCATTTTTTTCACTCTGCCAGGGCGAGGAGAATCCTGAACGAGCTGCAGTACCAAAATAATTTGCCAAAACACCCTCTGAAACTTGAGACAACGCCTCACTGGACTTCCACGTATTATATGCTGGAGAGACTCCTGGAGCAGCAGAAAGCTGTCCAAGAGTACACAGGAAGAAACAAAGCAGAAACAGCTGATATTGTGGTCACTTCTAGTCACTGGAATCTCATGGCCTCCTTGGTGGATCTTCTTCAGCCATTCGAGATGGCTATACGGGAGGTAAATGCCAACGATTCCTCTCTGAGCCAGGTGCTGCCTGAGGTACGTTATCTCCACATCTTCCTTAAGCAAATCCGAGGACATTTTGAAAGTAAAGGGGATGCCAATGGAGTCGTATTGGCTGACAGTTTTGCGCTCAAACTCTCCACAGACTATGGAGTCAATGAAATGTTCCAAAGGGAAGAATATGTTTTATCCACCTTGCTGGATCCCCGTTTCAAAGGAAGGATTGAGGCAATACTCCCACCCGGCTCTGACATTGACCACTGGAAGCAAGCCCTTGTTAAGAAAGTAAAAGAGGTCATGTCTACGTCTTCCTCCTTATATTCACCCTCTCATTCATTAAAGAGGCCAGCTGCAGGTGCACAGTTCATTAAAGATTCCGACTCTGAATCAGAGCTTCTAGGTAGCAAACAGTATGACTTTGAAGAAGGTGTGTTAAACACTACCCCACCATGGAGAAGAAGTGCAGCGGCTCCACCATTAATTCAGAAGGAGAAATCTTTGATTGAGCATTTGGAGAGTGTGGGGCTTTTGGCATCCAAGAGTACTGGTGCATCCTTGTCAACAGAAAGTCACTCTGCATGTGTCATGGTGGAAAAATACCTACATGATAACAAAACTATTGGAGCTAAAGAGGACCCCCTGGTCTACTGGGAGATGAGAAAGTGGCTGTGGCCAGCCCTAACAAAGCTTGCCATTATGTACCTGACATGCCCACCCTCGAGTATTTTTGCAGAGCGCGTCTTTAGGTTCCCACATGCATTTGTGGACAAGCAAAAACTGCCGGACATAATGGAAGGAATGGAGCACATTGTTTTTCTGAAGGCTAATCTGGAGAACTTCCCCAACTACACCCCACCACCTCTTATATTCTCTTCAGATAATGAGACCGAGCACAGTGATAGCGAGGAGGGCTTTTAG